From the Coleofasciculus sp. FACHB-T130 genome, the window CAGAAGGAATTCGCTACTTGGGTTTAGCCGATTTTCTGCCTTCAATGCCCGCGCAGACATCTTGCTTATCTTTGCCAGAATAGCGATGCCTAAACAGTGGAACCTCACCCCTAACTCCTCGACCTTCACGGAGAGGGGTATATGGAACCCTTCCCTGCGAACGAGGAAGGGCAGGAACCGGGTTAAAAAACGGAAAGGTAGCCCAAATGCAGAGTGATAGGTATCTTGAAAAATAGCTAACTTCGATTGAGTAAAGGCAAATTGGAGCTAAAAAACGTCATCATTGCACACAAGGCGGGAGATCCCCTCAGCCGTAGCTGGGCAGAAAAATGCGCCAAACAACTGGAAAAACGCAATTGCCACGTACTGATGGGGCCAAGTGGGGCAAAGGATAACCCCTACCCAGTGTTTTTGGCTTCTGCGATGCATCCAATCGACCTGGCGATAGTCTTGGGAGGCGATGGCACGGCTTTGGCAGCAGTACGGCATCTCGCACCCGAAAAAATTCCGATTTTGGCGGTGAATGTGGGAGGACATTTAGGATTTTTAACCCAGCCATTTGAGGAATTTGAAGATACTGAGCGGGTTTGGGACAGGTTAAGCGAGGATCGCTATGCCCTTGAACGGCGGATGATGTTGCAGGCGGCGTTATTTGAGGGAAATCGCACGAATTTGGAACCTGTGAGCGATCGCTACCTGGCACTGAATGAAATGTGCATCAAACCTGCCTCTGCCGACCGCATGATTACCTCGATATTAGAAATGGAAATTGATGGCGAGGTGGTCGATCAATATCAGGGAGATGGACTGATTGTTTCTACTCCCACTGGCTCCACTTGCTACACCATCTCTGCCAATGGCCCGATTGTCCACTCTGGCATGGAAGCGATTACCGTTACGCCCATCTGCCCTCTGAGTCTGGCGAGTCGCCCAATTGTCATCCCTTCTGGTTCTGTCGTCAGCGTTTGGCCTTTAGCTGACTACGAGTTAAACACTAAACTATGGATGGATGGCGTCTTGGCAACTGCCATCTGGCCTGGACAGCGCGTTGATATTCGCATGGCAAATTGTCTCGCAAAGTTCAT encodes:
- a CDS encoding NAD(+) kinase, which translates into the protein MELKNVIIAHKAGDPLSRSWAEKCAKQLEKRNCHVLMGPSGAKDNPYPVFLASAMHPIDLAIVLGGDGTALAAVRHLAPEKIPILAVNVGGHLGFLTQPFEEFEDTERVWDRLSEDRYALERRMMLQAALFEGNRTNLEPVSDRYLALNEMCIKPASADRMITSILEMEIDGEVVDQYQGDGLIVSTPTGSTCYTISANGPIVHSGMEAITVTPICPLSLASRPIVIPSGSVVSVWPLADYELNTKLWMDGVLATAIWPGQRVDIRMANCLAKFIILRENYSYYQTLREKLQWAGARIRYSNNHRN